A single genomic interval of Spinacia oleracea cultivar Varoflay chromosome 6, BTI_SOV_V1, whole genome shotgun sequence harbors:
- the LOC110787041 gene encoding vascular-related unknown protein 4-like, whose product MAYSMMSTTNHKRRCVMSSKIEVDGSSFESSDWINLDLEDFIDDNDYYDIEDNSIFSSNFETSSNLISKKRKTMEPAYVDHDLEDTASSPVQSPKVNHLNVFYMNSKEMDSRDISQMPGNGETPEQAGDSTNTSSLETELRKKGLCLIPTSMLLNYLSSNV is encoded by the exons ATGGCCTACTCTATGATGAGCACCACAAATCACAAGAGAAGATGTGTAATGTCATCTAAGATTGAAGTTGATGGTTCTTCTTTCGAGTCGAGTGATTGGATCAATTTAGACCTTGAAGATTTTATAGACGACAATGATTATTATGACATTGAAGATAATTCCATCTTTTCTTCTAATTTCGAAACCTCCTCAAATTTGATATCTAAGAAGAGAAAAACCATGGAGCCGGCTTATGTAGATCATGATTTGGAGGATACTGCTAGTTCACCTGTTCAAAGTCCTAAG GTTAATCATTTGAACGTTTTCTACATGAACTCAAAAGAGATGGATAGTAGAGATATTTCCCAG ATGCCGGGAAACGGAGAAACTCCAGAGCAGGCAGGAGATAGTACAAACACGAGTTCCCTAGAGACAGAACTACGAAAAAAGGGACTTTGTTTGATCCCTACTTCTATGTTACTAAACTACCTCAGTTCAAATGTTTAA